In the genome of Gadus morhua chromosome 14, gadMor3.0, whole genome shotgun sequence, one region contains:
- the LOC115559286 gene encoding pollen-specific leucine-rich repeat extensin-like protein 2 yields the protein MLMEASYNNGLDPDLSQPYPPPVLPKPGKDNARLQKLKKKRSKKKGGPSQTPIPFRTCLSPVNEASTDLEHSDHPSPSRSPNSTYLGDSSVSNFSTAPFYNNCKSPFPPARSSPFRPTCSSPLQHYKPPVRSYEEQAAPLYECSSFLFEDDTPLTMPSLSPSPPLEGVAAPPSVSPFVLTKSKGSLGSFSAILKEPTPMPNCSPKISTHTLTLSSTGPTTGQEQTSSRVLDLSLVPALLSVSVPQTQPLSGSKHKTNSQSKAKASLTAKPACNSVCPNSQIPPELTDSNITLVETVKEKN from the coding sequence ATGCTGATGGAAGCGAGCTACAACAATGGGCTGGACCCGGACCTCTCCCAACCATATCCTCCTCCAGTGCTACCTAAGCCGGGCAAAGACAACGCAAGACTCCAGAAACTAAAGAAGAAGAGATCCAAGAAAAAAGGTGGCCCCTCCCAGACTCCTATCCCCTTCCGCACCTGTTTGTCTCCTGTCAATGAAGCAAGCACGGACCTCGAACACAGCGACCATCCCTCCCCGTCTAGGTCCCCAAATTCAACTTACCTCGGGGATTCCTCAGTCTCCAATTTCTCAACGGCTCCTTTCTATAATAACTGCAAATCCCCCTTCCCTCCTGCACGCAGCAGCCCCTTTCGCCCAACATGCAGTTCTCCGCTACAGCACTACAAACCTCCTGTCCGTTCATATGAGGAACAGGCGGCTCCACTGTATGAGTGCTCATCTTTTTTATTTGAGGATGACACCCCTTTGACCATGCCATCGCTGTCCCCATCCCCACCACTGGAGGGGGTCGCAGCACcaccttctgtctctccctttgtcttaACAAAGTCCAAAGGCTCTTTGGGTTCATTCTCTGCAATACTTAAAGAACCAACCCCCATGCCCAATTGTAGCCCAAAAATTTCCACCCACACCCTGACCCTATCGTCCACTGGCCCCACGACTGGTCAAGAGCAGACTTCATCTCGAGTTCTGGATTTATCGCTTGTTCCGGCACTGCTATCAGTTTCAGTCCCTCAGACACAGCCTTTAAGTGGcagcaaacacaaaacaaactcacAATCAAAGGCCAAAGCCTCTTTGACCGCCAAGCCTGCTTGTAATTCCGTTTGTCCTAACAGCCAAATACCGCCTGAGTTGACCGACTCAAATATAACACTTGTTGAAACGGTCAAAGAGAAGAATTAA
- the LOC115559285 gene encoding podocalyxin-like — MKTRGKIPTAPKEANQGVLNSNTLNKQFLEPTRDLMGNDMPNRCKTHSEGPIDSLTPCLPTDSMTVVVHHHSTLESDQSSPDGALLLPNIPEFISGVPNTASNPNPITVNTTQVPQNTNFPSPSSNPHGLPALEARKSLSSLLGSQLTQASKQKSRSTYYGLTPAEYVAYGGIRTYSAYHRPVSPNRLSSNEAQPNEDLHALSVSSSERTATRAPDGHQPIASSGEPSAALVLHQTSVSRESNMGKEQTPNKDIKQDSQFEGQINGLQTSKTSAEENTKPELPFGLTQKTMQPCTSDVTSPKSSYSEASITMPKAGLSLSQSSCTKQRNVSAISAKGWTQRGESTREQSCDDTIGREALYEVPDINCIFN, encoded by the exons ATGAAGACTCGAGGTAAGATCCCAACAGCACCAAAAGAAGCAAATCAGGGTGTATTAAATAGCAATACGTTAAACAAGCAGTTTTTGGAGCCTACAAGAGATTTGATGGGGAATGATATGCCAAACAGGTGTAAGACACATTCAGAAGGACCCATAGACAGTTTAACACCATGTCTACCAACAGATAGCATGACCGTGGTTGTACATCATCATTCAACGTTGGAATCAGATCAAAGTTCACCGGATGGTGCTCTACTTTTGCCAAATATTCCAGAATTTATTTCAGGTGTACCAAACACTGCTTCAAATCCTAACCCCATAACTGTAAATACAACACAAGTTCCCCAAAATACAAACTTCCCTTCACCAAGCTCTAACCCACATGGTCTGCCAGCTTTGGAGGCACGTAAATCATTGTCATCATTATTGGGATCTCAACTGACGCAAGCATCGAAGCAAAAATCAAGATCAACCTATTATGGTCTTACTCCAGCTGAATATGTTGCCTATGGTGGTATTAGGACTTACAGTGCATATCACAGACCGGTAAGCCCCAACAGGCTGAGCTCAAATGAAGCACAGCCTAATGAAGACTTGCACGCTTTATCCGTCAGTAGCTCTGAACGAACTGCAACAAGGGCGCCTGATGGACACCAACCTATTGCTTCGTCTGGGGAGCCCTCTGCTGCACTTGTTTTGCATCAAACATCGGTCTCAAGGGAATCAAACATGGGCAAAGAGCAGACACCAAATAAAGACATTAAGCAAGACAGCCAATTTGAAGGTCAAATAAATGGATTACAAACGAGTAAAACATCTGCTGAAGAGAACACAAAACCAGAGCTACCGTTTGGCTTGACACAGAAAACTATGCAACCGTGCACAAGTGACGTAACATCACCAAAATCCTCTTACTCCGAGGCTTCAATAACCATGCCTAAAGCAG GACTCAGTCTCAGTCAAAGTTCCTGCACCAAACAGAGGAATGTCAGTGCCATCTCAGCCAAAGGTTGGACTCAAAGAGGAGAAAGCACTAGAGAGCAGAGCTGCGACGACACCATCGGAAGAGAGGCCCTCTACGAAGTCCCCGACATCAACTGCATCTTCAACTGA